The Stenotrophomonas sp. BIO128-Bstrain region ACAGCAGGCCTGCACCACCGAGGATGACGGTGGCCGGTGCCAGCAAGCCCCACTGCATGTGACCGCCGGGGGTGTGGTGAGCGTTGTAAGACATGGGACCTCCTTGAAGTGGTGTTCCCTCAATGCATAGCGCGATTCCGCGCCTTGGCAAGGTCAGCCCTTCTTCTGGGCTCCGACCGGCACCCAGCCGGTGGGCTGCTTCTCAAAGACGAAGTCGTAAGCCGACGGCACGGGAACGGGATCGGGCTTCAACTGCTGCCCGCCCTGGAACCCGACCACGTCCAGCGTTCCACCGGTCACGCACGTGGCCCGCTGGGGACTACTGGAGGTGCAATCCGCGGTGAGGTCTTTCCAACCCCGAACCTCGATTCGTTGGCCCATTTCGCTGGAAAGGTTGGCGTTGGCATGCGCCTCGTAAGCGTGGGCGACTTGTTCGATGGTGGGAAAATCCGCCTTGCTGCTGCAGGCGGCCAACCCTGCGGTGATCAGGGCGAGGGAAACGAGGGTTGCTTTCATGCCGGAGCTCCTTGCGTATGGGTTAAATCAACGTCGATGGTTTCGTCGCGGTATCCGAGCCGAACCCTCTCTATTGTCACGTCCATTTTTGGCACCGTGCCGTCCACCCAGACCCGGTTGACGGAGAACACCACCAGATCGTCTCGGTAGCTGCGACCTTGTCGTGCGAGATTGGCGGCCTCTTGGGTGTCCATTCGGACCAGCAGGTGGAAGCGGCCGGCGTTGGGTGGGCTGGACACCCCCGTGGAGGTGCGGTGAACCCACGGCACAAAGCCCTTGCCGGTGACGCTTTGTCCCGCCGCGGACACCTGAGGCATCGGGATGAACCCTTCCAGCACGCCACGGTCGGCCCGATAGGTGACATCGCCCAGGGCTTGGAACGTGGGACGAAGGGCGAACCGCCGGATGCCCTTGAAGCGCTGCAGGCGCGCGTCGAAAGCCGGCCCATAACGGCGCTCGATGGCGGCCGGATCATTGCCCGAGACGCCGTTGGCGCCCTGGGCCTTCGTGTCCATCAGCCACCACTGCCTCAGGCACCATTGGCGTTTGTCGGCGTCGATGCGATAGGTCGAATGGGCCATGGCGAGCAACTGCATGTCGCAGGTGTCCACGCCCCCACCCCCGACAGCCGTCACCCCGGCCCGCAGGTGCTGAATCCCTTCCAAGCCATCCTGGTCCAGATCCCAGTAAGTCCCGGCCGGCTCGAGGTAAGGGCTCCGCGTCCTATCGCCGACCACCTTGGGCGAGCCTTGGATGGCTCGGCCGATCTGGCGAAGCAGATCCGATCCGGCCCCCGATTGCGCCTGCGCTCCAGCCGCCGCAGTCAGGGCAAACGCCCCGGTCAGCACGGCCCTTCTAACTCCCTTCATGGAACCCCCTGTTCCCACCGATTGATTTGGGACCTTGCAGCCAACTTACGTGCCACGTAGAGTCTACCCGGGGCGTAGCCTCTGGGTCATCCTGTCCGCATGCCTGCATTGCATCCGTTCAGCCAGTGACCTCTGCCCCGCCCGCTCCCCGAGCCGTGGTGGCCGCGCGTTTGCGCCAAGCCCGCGTCCTGCGGGGCCTTAGCCAACGCGAGGTCGGAGTGCGGATGGGGATGGACAAGGACGCAGCGTCGGCCCGCATCTCTCGGTATGAATCCGAGGGCATGTCGATCAGCCTGGAAGCCCTCTTCGAGCTGGCCCAGGCCTTGGAGGTGCCCCCAGCCTATCTTTTGGCGACCAGCCCAGCGATGGCCGATGCGATCTTGGCTTTGGGCGAGC contains the following coding sequences:
- a CDS encoding helix-turn-helix transcriptional regulator, which translates into the protein MAARLRQARVLRGLSQREVGVRMGMDKDAASARISRYESEGMSISLEALFELAQALEVPPAYLLATSPAMADAILALGEQSAAQQERFAELLGVLGELSAKKRNALIEKVLSPTKD